The Nicotiana sylvestris chromosome 6, ASM39365v2, whole genome shotgun sequence genomic sequence ACTGTTGCAAGTGATAAtttccgggggggggggggggggaagtacACAAACAATCATTTTTAGAGATGCTATTAGAGGTGCTCATAAAAACTCGAAAAATCGAATCAAACCGGAAACCAAATCAAACTGATAAAAAAACGaaactttttggtttggtttgattttagttttgaattttaaaaaccgatcaaatttagTTTGGTGTTGGTTTTAATCAGAAAAAACCGGAAAAAACCCGAACCAAAATTTTAATGGTATTATTACACctctatatatgtatatttttatacaaaatttcaaaattttaatggtaaatgttaatagtttgcacttttagtatagttctttacctttacattctaatttgattgataattttcttttgttaagtgtaagaatccattttgtgttaaaaataatatatttttaattaagtccttaaattattcatcactatttgattcaattatcatcaatatatcttggtaaataatagatttctcaaagggcaattgatttgatagtgttacgttgaaaatataGTCGtcggaatatgtgtttggtaatgtatgtcttatatttaagaaaaaaccgacaaataaccgaaaacccgacaaaacccgacataaaccgaatcgagaaaaaaccgacttaattggtttggtttggttctaatatatgaaaaaccgacttacttggtttggtttcttttaagggaaaaatcgatccaaaccgaaccatgaacacccctagctGCTATTTAGGGATTAGTTAGTACTTATTTTGTCTTGAAAGTTtgaactaaaaatcctaatttcaTCACAATTTAAGTATTTGTGTCCTGAAAAATTCAACAGAAAAACTGAAATTCAGGACGCATTGACTAATTCCTAAATAACAGCCTTTAAAGTGGCTACTTGATATCATTTCTATGAAATTTCCCTTTAGGCAGGGGCGGAGCTAGCATAACACTTGCGGGTCGGCCGAACCCGGTAACTTTGGTCCAAGACCTGTATTTGATTTAAAAATttcattgaatatgtataaattattaatttagaacccactAACATAAACGAATTAGAATCCCGAACCTACAAGTTTTAAATTGTAGCTCCGCCTCCGCCTTTAGGAAATTCCAATTGTTTGGGCATGTATGGTAGCGaccaaaagaaaaagatttttttcttcttatatATACTATCTTTAAGGCCTCACACTGAAGTGGTTCAAACATGAGAGGGCCAGAATTGAAATGCTGAACTGATACAAGGCTTCCTGGTTTATACTATTTGGTTCAATCCAATGAACAGAATTTGGATCACAGCATTTTATGGATAGATTTAATGCAGAGTAATGTCAATGCTCTAATCCTTTCAGAATAAATTAACTTGTGGAAATGTGACTATTGCAGTCTCCctttccaaaataaattacagTAACTACTGCATTTATATACTTATGTATTCCGTAGATTCCAGATCTTTAAGGCATATAACATGCCTATTTTCTAGATGCCTGTATGTGTGGACAACACCATTTGCTTTTACTGTCCTATTACCTTGTTGGTGCTATTGTTCGTTTCTTGCTTCCTTTTCTGTTCTTGAGCCGAGGATCTATTGGAAACAACTTCTCTATCTTCATAAGCTAGGGGTAAGGTTTGTGTATACAtaaccctccccagactccaattgtggaattttactgggtttgttattgttgttgtatatgTGTGGACATGAAGATTAAGTAGTAACAGGGACATCGATTTGTGTACCTGTTAACAGTAGCGGAAGTCTTGGAGAACTTGCTTTGATCAATTGCTCAAGTCCGACTTCGTCTCTCTTGGAAACGAAATACTTTTCACAAACCAGATGtcttcttctttgttttggtGTGTTTCTATCTTTGTAGGGAGAATTGCACAGAGTATTAATCTCTGAAGAAGGAGGGCCAAAATTATATAGAGAAGGGAAGTTGTCCGAGAAAAAACCACCGAAAAACTAATCCACGCTGATCCCACGCTCCCACTTTCTTTGTAACGTGCggtagttttatttttttaggagttAAACCTTCCCCAGGTAACTTCCTCTAATCATATCTCCTTTACAACGGCCGGGTTAGTCCATATGGGCGCCCCGAACCCAATATCCAACAGGACAACTATGTTCCTATGATGATATTATTTCAAGAATCTTGACATGGCATGCTAAATATAATTTATATCATCAGTATCCCCATATATAACTTAAACAATTCCAACAAAAGACAACTTGAAAGTTGTTCAAATAATATGTTATTTACTAGGCTACAAACCTTCTGCATATTGCTGCAGAATACAAAGGACATATTTATGGAACTCAGCCTCTATGTCAAACCACAAACAGTATAAGCAAAGACAACAGCAACCAGATACATAATGTATCCTGCGTATTCTATATACGCTTGCTGTATCCTGCGTATTCTATATACGCTTGCTGCCAGGAAGATCGATCCACTGAAGTTGGAGTTCGACCTCTCCACATTCCACATTTCTCAATCTGAGGCACATATCTTGCACAACTTTGTTATCTTGCCATACAACTTTAGTCTCTTCCGACAGACAGTTTGACCTGCACGGCGTTACTCTTGAGATTACTGTGCCACATGGGAGGCCATCTAAGTTCATCTTCAGAGCATCTAAAAATGGTTTGATCTCAAATTCTGCATCTCCCATTTTGTCATCCATGCTGAACATATCGTGATCGTATACAGTCTAGAGGCAAAGATAAATGCAAAATCAGAATAATTGAAGTGATAAAGGATCATCTCAGAGCATTCCTAAAAGGCTTATTAGACAAGGAACATTATACTCTACAGAAAAGATAGGTTTTATC encodes the following:
- the LOC104243011 gene encoding protein C2-DOMAIN ABA-RELATED 4-like, whose protein sequence is MDNLLGLLRIKIKRGVNLAVRDVRSSDPYVVVKMGKQKLKTRVINKDVNPEWNEDLTLSVSDPNLPVKLTVYDHDMFSMDDKMGDAEFEIKPFLDALKMNLDGLPCGTVISRVTPCRSNCLSEETKVVWQDNKVVQDMCLRLRNVECGEVELQLQWIDLPGSKRI